In one window of Frigoriglobus tundricola DNA:
- a CDS encoding sensor histidine kinase codes for MDAELGLDTSVDTPLLRRICRYLSERSPQPTVAVEGLTHVVIYVNPAFARFVGRERKDLVGRPFAETVPESEGNGCQALLDRVFRTGLHETLAEQEHRHTQSVPVYWSYAVWAILGADERPAGVMIQVTDATETAVFRSQAAAVNEALVLSSVRQHELMEETGALNARLREAQHLLEGRVAERTGELAAANAALQAEIGSRETAEVDRRELLRLLATAQEDERRRIARDLHDQMGQLVTALGLGLKTLEATTPDPSPARLQLPQLRELTDRIGREVHQLARDLRPTALDDLGLLTALSNYADDWAERSGIEIDFQSVGWGTGRLPQAVETALYRVVQETLTNVIRHSGARRVSLVLQLSPGLVTAVVEDDGVGFDAESVAAPAWAGGRVGLLGIRERLTLLGGTLVIESVPGRGTTVIARVPLPTRGTEDREG; via the coding sequence ATGGATGCCGAACTGGGACTCGACACCTCGGTGGACACGCCCCTACTTCGGCGCATCTGCCGGTACCTGTCCGAGCGGTCGCCCCAGCCCACGGTCGCCGTCGAGGGCCTCACCCACGTCGTGATCTACGTCAACCCCGCCTTCGCTCGGTTCGTCGGGCGGGAACGAAAGGATCTCGTCGGGCGCCCGTTCGCCGAGACTGTCCCAGAAAGCGAAGGGAACGGGTGCCAGGCGCTGCTCGACCGGGTGTTCCGCACCGGGCTTCACGAGACGCTTGCCGAGCAGGAGCACCGGCACACGCAATCGGTCCCCGTGTACTGGTCGTACGCGGTGTGGGCGATCCTGGGAGCGGACGAACGCCCGGCGGGGGTCATGATTCAGGTGACGGACGCGACCGAGACGGCGGTCTTCCGCAGCCAGGCGGCGGCGGTGAACGAGGCCCTCGTCCTCTCGTCGGTCCGGCAGCACGAACTCATGGAGGAAACGGGAGCGCTCAACGCCCGACTGCGCGAGGCCCAACACCTTTTGGAGGGCCGCGTGGCCGAACGGACCGGCGAGTTGGCCGCGGCGAACGCGGCACTGCAGGCCGAGATCGGAAGCCGGGAGACGGCCGAGGTGGACCGCCGGGAGCTGCTCCGACTGCTGGCGACCGCCCAGGAGGACGAGCGCCGCCGCATCGCCCGCGACCTGCACGACCAGATGGGGCAACTGGTGACGGCGCTCGGCCTCGGTCTAAAGACGCTCGAGGCCACGACACCCGACCCGTCACCGGCCCGGCTGCAACTGCCCCAGCTCCGGGAGCTCACCGACCGGATCGGACGAGAGGTCCACCAGCTCGCACGCGACCTCCGGCCCACGGCCCTGGACGACCTGGGGCTGCTGACGGCCCTGTCGAACTACGCCGACGACTGGGCCGAGCGGTCCGGGATCGAGATCGACTTCCAGTCCGTCGGCTGGGGCACCGGGCGGCTGCCCCAAGCGGTCGAAACGGCCCTCTACCGGGTGGTTCAGGAGACGCTGACGAACGTGATCCGGCACTCGGGCGCGCGGCGGGTGAGCCTCGTCCTCCAGCTGTCCCCAGGTCTGGTGACGGCGGTGGTCGAGGACGACGGGGTCGGGTTCGACGCCGAATCGGTGGCTGCCCCGGCGTGGGCCGGGGGTCGGGTGGGTTTGCTCGGGATCCGGGAGCGTCTGACCCTGTTGGGCGGGACGCTGGTGATCGAGTCGGTCCCGGGCCGGGGCACCACGGTCATTGCTCGGGTTCCACTTCCGACTCGCGGGACTGAGGATCGGGAGGGTTGA
- a CDS encoding ATPase domain-containing protein yields MSAEDRVTIRKLPTGVPGLDEILGGGLPEYSFNIIAGSPGGGKSTLAHQVVFANATPERPALYFTVLGEPALKMLRYQQQFKFFDPAKLNTAVRFVNLSQVVLEQDLEAVLAEIIKEVEATHPAVVVVDSFRTVVRKAVGGTGEAELQGFIQRLALHLTSWQATTFLIGEYTEGEVRDNPVFTVADGLFWLYQQVERNSIVRKLQVMKLRGQASVPGLHTFRITEDGVQAFPRNFGLTGRTAKARERRRLPCGVPGLDAMLGGGIPEGDSLLVVGPSGAGKSVFASQFIAEGLRLGEPGIVAIFEERPEEYAGRAASLGMDFTQPQRDGKLSIIYLRPLDLSVDEAMREILDVVARTGAKRLVIDSLAGFEMALAPGFRTDFRESLYRMIGAVTRTGVTIVSTVEVTETFTELALSPYSISFLSDDIIRLRYVEIDGQLRKVIMVVKVRAGDHSKDICEYQITSEGLRIGERLTGYHGLTTGVPEPLDLVVPEPEE; encoded by the coding sequence ATGAGCGCGGAAGACCGAGTGACGATTCGGAAGCTGCCGACCGGGGTGCCCGGCCTGGACGAGATCCTGGGCGGCGGCTTACCCGAATACTCGTTCAACATCATCGCCGGGAGCCCCGGCGGAGGGAAGTCGACCCTCGCCCACCAGGTGGTGTTCGCCAACGCCACCCCGGAGCGCCCGGCCTTGTATTTCACCGTGCTCGGTGAACCGGCCCTGAAGATGCTCCGGTACCAGCAGCAGTTCAAGTTCTTCGACCCGGCCAAGCTGAACACCGCTGTCCGGTTCGTCAACCTGAGTCAAGTCGTGTTGGAGCAGGATCTGGAGGCCGTCCTGGCGGAAATCATCAAAGAGGTCGAGGCAACTCACCCCGCCGTCGTGGTGGTGGACTCGTTCCGAACGGTCGTCCGAAAGGCCGTGGGCGGAACCGGAGAAGCGGAACTCCAGGGGTTCATCCAGCGCCTCGCCCTCCACCTCACGAGTTGGCAGGCGACCACGTTCCTCATCGGGGAGTACACCGAAGGCGAGGTCCGAGACAACCCCGTGTTCACCGTGGCCGACGGATTGTTCTGGCTGTACCAGCAGGTCGAGCGGAACTCGATCGTCCGGAAGCTCCAGGTCATGAAGCTCCGGGGCCAGGCGTCGGTCCCGGGCTTGCACACGTTCCGCATCACCGAGGACGGCGTGCAGGCGTTCCCGCGCAACTTCGGCCTCACCGGGCGGACGGCGAAGGCCCGCGAGCGGCGGCGGCTCCCGTGCGGCGTACCCGGACTGGACGCGATGCTCGGCGGCGGCATCCCCGAGGGCGACAGCCTGCTGGTGGTGGGACCGTCGGGGGCGGGGAAGTCGGTGTTCGCGAGCCAGTTCATCGCCGAGGGCCTCCGACTCGGGGAACCGGGGATCGTGGCCATCTTCGAGGAGCGCCCGGAGGAGTACGCGGGCCGGGCCGCCAGCCTCGGTATGGATTTTACGCAGCCACAGCGCGACGGCAAACTCAGCATCATCTACCTGCGCCCCCTCGACCTGTCGGTTGACGAGGCGATGCGTGAGATCCTCGACGTGGTGGCACGGACCGGAGCGAAGCGGCTGGTGATCGATTCGCTGGCGGGGTTCGAGATGGCTTTGGCCCCCGGCTTCCGCACCGACTTCCGAGAGTCGCTCTACCGGATGATCGGGGCCGTGACGCGGACCGGGGTCACGATCGTCAGTACCGTTGAGGTGACCGAGACCTTCACCGAACTGGCGCTCAGTCCCTACTCGATCTCGTTCCTGAGTGACGACATTATTCGACTCAGGTACGTGGAGATCGACGGCCAACTCCGCAAGGTGATTATGGTCGTTAAGGTGCGGGCCGGGGACCACAGCAAGGACATTTGCGAGTACCAGATCACGTCGGAAGGGTTGCGTATCGGTGAGCGGCTGACGGGCTACCACGGTCTCACCACAGGGGTGCCCGAACCTCTCGACCTGGTGGTACCGGAACCGGAAGAATAG
- a CDS encoding DUF4198 domain-containing protein — MTLTLRCLALAFLAVAGGTAAAHEIKVFSSRHALPEAGKATIFLSWGHRVPVDELVDAAPIERYDLIAPGGGVTALKKDGVSLQANAVELKDDGVHTAVVTRKSSVYTYVLGDDDERQLKRGPKTEHTKARVESATRYQQAGKALIVVGKAGDAAPKPVGLPVEINPLDGPAKWTAGSDVRFQIVLDGKPVPTAEVLAREVGFKPDDAWSYATESNRKGEFTVRPSKAGTWVVKVNVKKLTQGKTREEYDFDSYTATLTLEVRP; from the coding sequence GTGACCCTTACCTTACGATGCTTGGCCCTCGCCTTCCTCGCCGTCGCGGGCGGCACCGCCGCCGCCCATGAGATCAAGGTGTTCAGCAGCCGCCACGCTCTCCCCGAGGCGGGGAAGGCCACGATCTTCCTGTCCTGGGGCCACCGGGTGCCGGTGGACGAACTGGTCGATGCCGCCCCCATCGAGCGGTACGACCTGATCGCGCCGGGCGGCGGCGTCACCGCGTTGAAGAAGGACGGCGTGTCCCTCCAGGCGAACGCGGTCGAACTGAAGGACGACGGGGTCCACACCGCCGTCGTCACTCGGAAGTCGAGCGTCTACACCTACGTCCTCGGCGACGACGACGAGCGGCAACTCAAGCGCGGCCCGAAGACCGAACACACGAAAGCCAGGGTCGAGTCCGCGACCCGCTACCAGCAGGCCGGCAAAGCCCTGATCGTGGTCGGCAAGGCGGGTGACGCGGCCCCGAAGCCGGTCGGCCTGCCGGTCGAGATCAACCCGCTCGACGGCCCGGCGAAGTGGACCGCCGGTTCGGACGTTCGGTTCCAGATCGTCCTCGACGGCAAGCCGGTGCCGACCGCCGAGGTGCTGGCCCGCGAAGTGGGCTTCAAGCCCGACGATGCGTGGTCCTACGCGACGGAGTCGAACCGCAAGGGCGAGTTCACCGTCCGCCCGTCCAAGGCCGGCACCTGGGTCGTGAAGGTCAACGTCAAGAAACTGACGCAGGGGAAGACGCGGGAGGAATACGACTTCGACTCGTACACAGCCACGCTGACACTGGAGGTGCGACCATGA
- a CDS encoding DUF1559 family PulG-like putative transporter, translated as MSFRLPVTTVLLLVAPSFASAHGIGVEAKLKGDRVAVEAFFDDDTPAADAKVAVTGEDGKVVAEGKADAKGTWSFPAPPAGKYKVTVDAGGGHLAKTTITIPARPPSVPSTVPSEGAAPPTAPAAEPDLVVSDGPTRAETTGWRRWLMAGVGVTVIGLLTLSFRLFARKRLRSPATEEPVTMTTQTRRPGFTLIELLVVIAIIAILIGLLLPAVQKVREAAARAKCQNNLKQIGLGLFNYESTYQKFPSAATGPSYDGTPYLNSWMKSLLPHIEQQNLYNQFALNTNWYETPNFTAISTPVNIYVCPSAQGTHTASGVIDDLMYPKSSPNAPPTIPNAATTDYAALTGLEFKFWAANGLPVPAATSAAYKTMTNLKGVLASPGTPIAGVTDGLSNCMVVSECANRPTLWAMGRQTTTPITEDGYSSGGYGLTDSTGLVVMGSPWASEYGAALVLNGFDPSANAKPGTCLMNCTNMWEIYSPHTGGANTLMGDGSVRFVNSSISAAVLSGSITRAGGEVVSLP; from the coding sequence ATGAGTTTCCGATTGCCAGTGACCACGGTTCTCCTACTCGTCGCGCCGTCCTTCGCCTCGGCCCACGGCATCGGTGTGGAGGCGAAGCTGAAGGGCGACCGGGTTGCCGTCGAAGCGTTCTTCGACGACGACACGCCCGCCGCCGACGCGAAGGTGGCCGTGACCGGCGAGGACGGCAAGGTGGTCGCCGAGGGGAAGGCGGACGCGAAGGGGACGTGGTCCTTCCCCGCCCCGCCAGCCGGCAAGTACAAGGTCACGGTGGACGCCGGCGGCGGGCATCTGGCGAAGACGACGATCACCATCCCGGCCCGACCGCCCTCGGTGCCAAGCACGGTCCCTTCAGAAGGGGCAGCACCCCCGACCGCACCGGCGGCGGAACCCGACTTGGTCGTGTCGGACGGGCCGACCCGCGCGGAAACGACCGGATGGCGGCGGTGGCTCATGGCCGGGGTCGGTGTCACCGTCATCGGCCTCTTGACGCTCTCATTTCGGCTGTTCGCACGCAAACGTCTACGCAGCCCCGCAACGGAGGAACCCGTAACAATGACGACACAGACCCGACGCCCCGGCTTCACCCTGATCGAGTTGCTGGTGGTGATCGCAATCATCGCCATTTTGATCGGCCTGCTCCTGCCCGCCGTTCAGAAGGTCCGCGAAGCGGCGGCCCGCGCGAAGTGCCAGAACAACCTGAAGCAGATCGGCCTGGGGCTGTTCAACTACGAATCGACCTACCAGAAGTTCCCGTCCGCCGCCACCGGCCCCAGCTACGACGGCACCCCGTATCTGAACTCATGGATGAAGTCACTCCTGCCGCACATCGAACAGCAGAACCTCTACAACCAATTCGCCCTCAACACCAACTGGTACGAGACACCGAACTTCACCGCGATCTCCACGCCGGTGAACATCTACGTCTGCCCCTCCGCTCAGGGAACGCACACGGCCAGCGGCGTCATCGATGACCTGATGTACCCCAAATCCTCTCCCAACGCGCCCCCGACCATCCCGAACGCAGCGACCACGGATTACGCGGCGCTTACGGGCCTGGAGTTCAAGTTCTGGGCGGCGAACGGACTGCCTGTTCCGGCGGCGACCAGCGCGGCCTACAAGACCATGACCAACTTGAAAGGGGTGTTGGCGTCTCCGGGTACGCCGATTGCCGGCGTGACCGATGGGCTGTCGAACTGCATGGTGGTTTCGGAATGCGCGAACCGGCCAACGCTCTGGGCGATGGGGAGGCAGACCACGACTCCGATCACCGAGGACGGTTACTCGTCCGGGGGCTACGGGTTGACCGACAGCACCGGGCTGGTTGTGATGGGGTCGCCGTGGGCGAGCGAGTACGGAGCCGCCCTGGTCCTCAACGGATTCGATCCTTCGGCCAACGCCAAGCCGGGAACGTGTCTCATGAACTGCACCAACATGTGGGAGATCTACAGTCCGCACACGGGGGGTGCGAACACGCTGATGGGCGATGGTTCCGTCCGATTCGTGAACTCGTCCATCAGCGCAGCGGTCCTTTCGGGGAGCATTACCCGTGCCGGCGGCGAAGTGGTGAGCCTCCCCTGA